A window of Nicotiana sylvestris chromosome 8, ASM39365v2, whole genome shotgun sequence genomic DNA:
TTTGAGTTTTTCTTCTTATTAAATTAAGGGATACACAACATTAGCTAAAACGAAATGCATTCCTGGACAAATCCTGCTTCCTGCACCAAATGGAAAAAATTGGTAATGATTTCCATTGAAATCCACAGAACTGTTTTCAAATCTTTCTGGCACAAAATTTTCAGGGTCATCCCAACTTTCGGGTTCTCTCACAATGGCCCATCCATTAACTATCACTTTGGGTTTAAAAGGAATAGTGTATCCATCAATTTCTGCTTCTCCCAGCATTCCCTAAGTCCTAAAAGAGGAGATGCAGGGTGTAACCGTAGTGTTTCGTTAATCACTAACTTTGGATACTGCAACTCGTCGAGATCATTGTCATCCAAATCTTTCTTTCCTCTACAAACCCATCGCACTTCTGCCTGGGATTTGGCCATAATATTTGGGTTCTTCATCAGTTCAGACAATGCCCATTGAATTGTTGTTGATGAGGTTTCAGTTCCCCCTAAGAACATGTCCTACATCATTGAAGTTTAACTATTAATTTACCAAATGATGGGACTAACTCAAACCAGCACTTTGGATATGTATTAAGTTAAGAAATATACATCCCGTTTTATGTAATATTATGCCATATATGGAGTttaagaaacaaaagaaagaccTTGACACACGAGATGGGTATATCTAAAGTACCAACAAATTGTCCTCACTACcaaaagaaaaggaaacataCTCTTTGGTTtcacgagagagagagagagagagagagagagagagagagagagagagagagagagagagatagagagaaaagagaaaaccatCTTCATGAGATGGAACAAAACTTACAAGAATGACTGCTTTGAGGTTGTCATTTGTCATTGGAAAATGAAGATCATCACTCTCCATAACTCTGAGTAAAACATCAATCAGATCTTCACCCCCAAACTCACTGTTGCCCTTTTTCCCATTTGCTAGATTCGCTTTATGTTCATCAATAATTTTCTCCAATATTACATCAATCTTTTGATGCATATTCATCAATCTATTTCTCATTCCACAAATTTTGTGAAGTCATATCCAAGGAGGAAAGAAATCTGCCACATCAAACCCAACTAACAAGAGTAATACTTCCCTCATCATCATTAGCAAATCATCATCTCGATCTTCCCATACTTTTCCAAAAGCTGATCTACAAATCACGGAGCAGGTAAGCTGAAGAGCCTTTCCAGTCATGTTAATCACAGTATTTGGCCTGGAACGAATTGCTGTAACAAGATTATGAACCTCGTCCTGTTGAATTAAACTAAATGACTTAACCATCTTTGAACCGAGGAGCTCTGACATGCACATTTTACGCATATGTTTCCAGTAATCCCCATATTCTGCAAATACAATGTCCTTTTGATTGTAAAATACTATATCAGATGGCATAAGCTTAGGCCTAGATGCAAAGGAAAGATCATGAACTTTTAGAACTTGTTTTTCCAAGCGAGACAATGATACTACAACTGCATGAACTTCCCCTAGCTGCAAGTACATCAGGGGACCAAATTTTCTGGTTTAATTTCTAACAGCATGATGTGGAAGTGCTCCAATTAAGTGATACAAGCTTCCAATAAGGGGCAATTTCCATGGACCTGGTGGCAATCTTTTGTTACCCCTaattatcatttttttttttcatatcctaacgaaaataaagaggaaaaagaaaagcaaGAATGAAATTAAGTTGAAATGAATCTCCATATTATCACAGAAAGGAAGAGAAGGAAAGTTTTAATGGATTTTCTTAGTTAGATAGCAATCAGCAACTGATAAAGTTGAAGGGGAGCCttgcgtaactggtaaagttgctgtcaTGTGAGCatgaggtcacgggttcaagccgtggaaacagcctcttgcagaaatgcagggtaaaattgcgtacaatagacccttgtggtctggccCTTCCCCGAACCTCGcgcatagcggaagcttagtgcaccggactgctttttttttttttaatagcaACTGATTTATAATGGCTTAATTTCATTTGATGAAAATGTTGGTTTCAGTATGAACAGAGAAATAATGAAAAGAGATGGTAGTTGGTAATCCCACATTATGCAACAAAGAGATTTATAAATTAACCGTCATTATTACCCATATCTTTTATCAATATATTTTGGCGATtagaataaacaaatgaggagaTTATCGCTCGGATTTGGTGTCACAATCACAAAACAGTTACCTAAATAAATGAATTTGAGAATatgtgtttacctcgaaaatacgaggaacaattaaacttgatttgtggttttaaagatatgtgattcaGTTCAACACCAATTAATAATTAAGAAacatgaagtagaaatgaaagaaacaagtgaatcaaaccaatattACTCAACAGTAGTAATCTCGAGCTCAGTGACCTCGAGATGGATCAAGAGCAATAAGGTAAGAACAATAATTGTGAAGGACAATTCGGATGAACAGTAGacaaaaagtagagagtatattctttttctcaatgattagatgatcttATAAATGAttgaggtcccctttatataatgatagaggaaccctaaataaggaatatttctatttacagtaaggaatattcttgatacagctgtctaaccgcctagtacggaatcgtGCAATCCTATTACGAGATTTACGCCATGATATAGGGGATGTGGCAGGAATCTAGATTATTCTGTTATAAATCCATAACGGTACAATTTCGGGGTCGAGCACACTTGGCTTCAACATTCCTCACACTCCTATCTTCGGGCATAGCATTTCGTCCTCGAGCTCGAGTCTATCCTGTCGACCTCAAACTCGAGCTTACTTGAATTTATGCCTAAGGCGATCCCTCGAGCCTGTAGAACGAAAGCGTACGATCTCGACCGTACAATATGCTTGTTTTTGTGTGTACCTATATTGATGTATATTGAAATTACTGTGCTGGAGTTCCAAATTGCTCTTTATGTGAAACTTCAGCCTAGCATTATGAAGTTTCCAAAATTTAACCTTTTCTCACATTTTAAACATCAGCTAACCAGTGGCAATTCAAATCTCACTGCAAAATGCACCAAAAAAAAATTCCTCTTAGTTAGGGTTCATCTCCACCAGCGGCACTTCACAATCTGCAGCAAACCTGTATTAGGCGTtgtaaatgtcacgacccggaatctCACCCTCGGGATCATGATgatgcctaacatttcacttgttaGGTAAGCCTACGTTAGCTAGATTATTTAATCAATTTTACCAAatcaaaataaaacataaatgaaGATGAACTGAAGTGGAATAAATAAATACATATGACGATATTCAAACATCGCCCGGAATCCGGAGTCACGAAAATACGAGCAACTAGAGTACTACATATATAGTTTGAAACAAAGTACAACTGTTTGAGACTAGGTAAACAGTAAAATGGAGAAAGAAGAGGACTTCAGGGCTGCGGACGCTGTGTAGCTAAACCTCAAGTCTCTGAATATCGCTGGATCCGAGCAAAACACCACTAAATGCCATTGGGACCAACACCAGTATCTACACTTctatctgcacaaaaagtgcagatgtgtagcatgagtacaaccggCCCAATGTACTctataagtgtcgagcctaatgatgagttttcaatgtcttagccttatgttttgacgatctaacaaacttacggtcaagaaccagatagggaacccgACACGCTTGGTATACATTGCTAATCAATGGACTCCAGCTAAATgtgaactgctacagcttcaggagaTAGAGAACcaaaacaaggacctgataccttTGTGATTCCTTGAACAAAGTCAATTGTGTACAGCTAAAAAGTGACGTGACTACCTGCACTGTTTCTGCCTGCACTGCATTGTTCCCGCAgtcacttgtcctttgaccaaccatgtgattacatcattcaagtgatgtcgtATACGTTGTATTAACAAGAGtattacaacaaaacatcacttgaacacttgagaattcactCCAAGCATTCAAGCCATCTGATATTCCAgcattcaattctcaagtgcataaagaacaaagtttaacactactacggaccagttcctagatccagtattttgttgtccttagttgagttgtaactttgtaattgttcttcattgtaattcctaatTTGCTTATCTAGAAGCATTGCTTAGGTGCCCTCTTGTAAAATCATAAACCCTTAGTGTTTGTGTTGTGACTggagttagtcatgagttgaagtttttataataggtgtattgcaaagtggtttgtaataggtgtattacaagttagtgagggattaagagtttaattcctaggttacaataggttgtaatctaaagacTTCTCAgttgtgaagttgaaatcctaccagtgtaggtcgtggttttttatccCCTTTAGCagagatttttccacgtaaaactccctgtcttatttacttactgtttcatTAACATTCTCATAGGGAAATCATAAGAGGACCTGGTCTCTCTATAATTTGGTGGACTCACATAaactatcaattggtattagagcgggttcctcctatcaggctaacaacTAGGAAGGATCTGTATGGCTGCTCCacaaaattttgaagaaggtcaatctacgtacggaccacccaggttcaatgggCAATATTGTGGGTGGTGGAAGACAAGAATGTACGATTTCATCATGGCTGAAGACTCTGAGTTGTGAGATGTTATATGTGATTGTCCTTTTGTCCCAACAAAGAATGTCGGAGATCTTCCATTGATGATGCCAAAGACCAGGAAAGAATACACCGATGCAGATAGGAAAGTTGTGGAGAAaaattttcgtgccaagaaaattttgGTATGTGGGATAGGACCTGATGAATACAACAAGATCTCAGCTTGTCAATCcgccaaggagatatgggaagctttgcaaacagCACATGAGGGAATCACTCAAGTAAAGCAATCTAAGATTGATATGCTTACTACTGAGTATGAGCTCTTTTGGATGAAAGACGATGAATCTATCCAAGACATGCACACAAGATTAACTTctatcataaatgagttacactcacttggtgaaatCATTCCCAGGAACAAGCTCGTGAGGAAAATTCTTAGTATCCTGCCTAGTTCATGGGAGAGTAAAGTAAATGTTATTACTGAAGCAAAGGACTTGCATGAGCTGACCATAGACGAGCTAGTTAGAAATTTGAATACCtacaaaatgaagaagaagatagaCAGTAAAAGAAGAGAACtaaagaaggagaagaacctggtactcaaagctgaaggaaatgactcaagtgaggaagacTGTGACATGGCTTACCtaaccaaaagatttcagaaTTATGACCTCTATCATAAATGTGGAAAGCCAGGGCACTTTGTCAAAGAGTGTCCTCTCCTAAAGCAAGAACACTTCAAATACAATCCTGATAAAGCAGCcaagaggaacccggttcctgaCAAGCACTTCAAAAGAAAGAATGTCGCTGATAATGTCGTGAAGCAagctcttgcagcatggggagATTCCTTCAGTGAGTTTGATGAAGAAACTGATACAGGTGATAGCTCTATGATGGCAGTTGAAAGTGGAGCAAATGAATATGACTCAATATTTGCTTTGATGACACAATCAGacgatgatgaagatgatgaggtaaatttcagggatgttcagagaaatctaaaaTCCTACTCTCCTAAAAAACTCATGTCATTAGAAAATGTattgattgatgcctatcatagtcttATAGATGATAAGGATGCCTTGACCATAGAATTAGGAGACGCTGAGCAAACTAGAGATGACTTGGTAGTTTGTGTGGTTGATCTAAAGGAAACTATAGATAAtctggaaaatgaaaagaaggctTTAATTGATAAAATTACTAGTGtagaacatgaaagagatgaTCTGGTGGTAGTAGTAGTTGACTTGAAAGAAACCATTGAGAAATTAAGTAAAGAAAAGGATGCCTTAGTGGATAAAATTACTGTTATTGAGCAGGAGAGGGATGACCTCTTAATAGTGATTGCAGACTTAAGGGAAATAATATAGGAACCTGGAGCTGAGTGTAGGCCTGGAAAGTcagaaaaagggaaagaagtaGCTAGTGAGGCACACATTAAGCTTGAGAATGAATTAAAAGCTGTGAAAACTAGTTTGTGTGTTGAACTTGAGAAAACTAGGCAGCTCCAAGCTGAactggaaagagtaaaaaatgatcttgagAAGTCCCTTCCTCGGAGGCTGTCACTGCTATGTATGTTAATAATGGTGGTAACAGGCAGGGAATAGGGTTTCAAAGGGAGagaactccttacaaccctcatatCAAATATGTTACTGTACCCAATAATTGGCTATGTACCAATTGTGGGAACAATGAGCACTTCAAGGAAAATTGCCAAGCCAGAGTTAAGTCTCTGCAGAAAAACAAAGCTTTTGCTGAGAAAGTAACTGCTAAAAGGGGACCAGGTGCCACTCATAAAAAACGCATATTACCTGCTTAGACCTCTAAGATCACTTATTCATCCTATTGCTTAATGAAAGGAAGCAGTCAACAATAGTACATGGACAATggatgctcaaagcacatgactagAAACATgatggactttctttcactaaaagccctgcaaggagggagtgtatcctttggaaatgggaaaaaggggtacattcttggtgTTGAAGAATTGGAAAGTTACTCACTCACTCAATTGAGAATGTGTACCATGTCAATGGCCTCAAGTACAGTCTCCCGAGTGTCTCCTAGATATGTGATAagggaaacaaggtggaattcttaTCCAAGATATGCACAGTTACAAGTCTAGTAACTGGTAAAGTAGTActggtggccaaaagatacaagaatatctatgttgctgatttcgagtctctacaaagtggtgatctgagttgctTGAAAGCAGTTGATGATGACGCTGAACTGTGGCACAGAAGATTGGGGCATGCAAGCTTTTCTCTACTGAATAAGCTGatttagaaggacctggttcgtggtctgccCATGTTAAAGTTCAAAGAACAGAAAGTCTGTGATGCCTATGCTAGAGGGAAGCATGTGAAGTCCTCATTTAAGTCTAAGAAAGATGTCAGCACCTCTAAGCCATTTGATCTTTTTTGTATAGATCTGTGTGgccctatgagagtgcaaagcaggggaggaaaaagatacatttttgtgatagtggatgactactccagattcacttCGACTTTATTTCTTAGAACAAAAGATTAAACCTTTGAGGTATTcgtggcctttgtgaagaaaatccaagtGAAGATGGAGTCTAAAGTAGCATGTATTAGATAATATCATGGAACATAATTcgacaatgccaaatttgatgagttctgtAATGAATATGGCATTACCTACAACTTCTCAACACCAAAAACTCCCCAGCATAATGGAGTtgtggaaaggaagaacagaacCCTTGAGGAAATGGAAAGAACAATGTTGATCGATAGTGGGATTGCCAAGAACTTCTGGGTTGAAGCTGTTAACACTgcttgctacttggtgaacaggtgcatgttCCGGTCTCTTCTGAACAAAACCCCCTATGAGTTGCTGAATGGAAGGAAgcccaagctgactcacctaagaacatttcgggtgcaaatgctatgttcttaacaatggaaaggatcatcttggaaaatttgatgctAAAAGTGATGAAGGAATCATCTTGGgttactcttctcaaagcaaagcCTACAAGATATACAACAAGTGGACTCAgtgtgttgaggaaagtgtttATATAATTTTTGACGAGTCTTATCCCTCCCATGAGAAAAGCAACAAGGATGATCAAGATGGAGAGCCTCTGCTAGTTCCAGGTGAAGTCATTGAGATGACAAACGGAAAGGCAGACATGATGAGTCAGGTGAAGGAACCAAGTGAAGATAATGCAGTATCCTCCTCACCAGTTGGAGAGGAACCAGGTACCACAATTACAACCactaaagctgaagaaagagtggttgatgcagttcaaaGTACTCCACAGGTAGCTGAGAGAAGAATGCAAGGGAACCAGTTAGACTTACCCAGTTCCTCTGCAAATGAAATTCAAGTGCCCAACTGGAAACACAAAATCTcccatcctcttgacaacataattacccCTCTAGATTCAGGTGTTTAACCCCGATCAAAAGCCAGAAGTTTACTTGTCGTCTCAGCCTTTCTTTCCAAAATAGAACCCAAAAACATCAAGGAGGCCTTGAAGGATGCAAACTGGATACAACCATGCAAGATGATTTGCATCGGTTCGAAAGGAACAATGTATGGCATTTGGTACCTCGACCCCTCAGATTGAACCATCATATGAACCATGTGGGTATTCAGAAATAAGTTGATGAACATGGAAACACTACAAGGAACAAGGCTAGGTTAGTGGTTCAAggttacaatcaggaggaagaAATTGATTATGATGAGACGTTTTCTCCGGTTGCTCGCATGAAAGCTATTAGAATCCTAATCTCTTTTGCATCACATATGGAATTCACTCTGTTCCAAATGGATATCAAAATTGCATTTCTGAATGGatttcttaaggaagaagtctatgtaaaGCAACCTCCAGGTTTTGAATGTCATGGGCACCCTAAATATGTGTTCAAACTAGACAAGGCATTGTATGGGTTGAAGTAGGCTCCTCGAGCGTGGTATGAAAAGCTGTCAAAATTCCTCTTAGAAAATGGTTTcacaagagggaaaattgacaacaccttgTTCCTGAAGAAACGgggaggaacctgctcattgtttaggtatatgttgatgatatcatttttggggcaacaGCTGATTCACTATGTGatgaatttgcaaaactcatgggaagtgagtttgaaatgagtatgatgagtgagctgaacttcttcttgggtcttcaagtgaagCAGTTCACAAAGGGTACATGCATCTGCCAGCAGAAATACATCAAGAAGCTCCTGAAgaggtttgatatggaagcatcaaaagtgatagacactcccattgcaacAGCTACTCGACTAGACATGGATGAGTCTGGATCTTCTATGAATCAGActatgtatagaggcattattgggtctctaCTCTACCTCACTGCCAGCAGACCTGATATTGTCTTTAGTGTGGGGCTATGTGCAAGGtctcaatcaaatcccaaggaatctcatctgaaggctaccaaaagaattttgagatatctTAATAGGACACAGGACCTGGTCTTATACTACCCCTCAAGTGACAATTTTAATcttattgggtatgctgatgctgactatgtaggttatcttgtggacatgAAAAGtacttctggaatggctcactttctAGGATCATGTCTCATCTCATGGGGCACAAGGAAACAaaactcagtggctctttcaatagCTAAAGCAGAATATGTGGCTGCAGCTTCTTGCTGTGCTCAGCTCCTATGGATCAGGCAACAATTGAAAGATTTTGGTGTATACACTGACTGTGTGCCTCTTCTATGTGATAACACCAGTGctctcaacatggccaagaatccaaTTCAATACAAaagaaccaagcacattgatgtgagacatcATTTCCTGTGAGGCAATGTGGAGAAGGGGTTTATCTGTATGACGTTTTGCAGTACAGAAGAccaaattgcagatatcttcTTCAAAGCATTGAGTAGGGagcattttgaaagaaatagggTAAAACTGGGGCTATTGAAGcctaattgagaacctgattcccaTCAGTTAgctatgaaaatcaccttgaggtaaaattagctaaagtattttctggccaagtctatctcacttcaataccgttgcacgtaaacacgcatgatgattATAGAAGCTGTAGATGTATTGCATGGGTGGtgaaagaggattgaaaattttgaaagacatgtcaagaacctggttcttgtaccaaaggttagtagtcCTGTGCATTTTTAATACACATCTTGAAAAGTACAAATATCAAATGCCATGTCATCCACCTTTTCAAACTCTGCTATCACGTCTTTTCGTTTCAAATTCTTTCTATCTTCTCTGAAACTTTGCAACTCCCCAAGCACTACCGCCATTTCAGAATCGGTTCCTATCTCTCTCCTCATAATTATCTTCTCTCATTAAAACCCTCTCTTCTCTTTACCGATCATATTCCCCCATCAGAACTTCTCCAACAATTCTCAACTCTATCTCTTCAATAGCtgacaatcactccaaaatccCTTCTTCAATCGTCACTTACCCAGAGAAAACCCTTGAGTCCTCCGTCCCTGATAAATTCCCTATCACCCTCTCCAACCCAGATCTCCCTTCACTCTCCAGTTCTAATAAGACTATCTCATACCTCCCTCTCCCTCCAAATAATGAGaactcaaaaacccaaaaatcgaTGATCCTTCGTCTCTATCGTCTGAGATTCTCACTGACCAAGGAAAAAGTGGAGTACAGGGTAAAGCTCCAAAGTTTGTAGAAGTTTCAGGGGCTAGGGTTGATCAACCTTCCGCATTGTTGCTTCAAATTTTGTGGTGTCCATGGAGTCTCTAGAAGAGGAAACTGTCGCAACCATTTTTGTTGTATCTGTAGATGGAATAGTGCTTGAGGTAGTCTCTGGTGTACCCAAGTCTCAGAGGAATGAGACACAGGAGTTAGTGGGCGAAGGAGCCATGGTGCTGGTTAAAAGCTCTGCACCAGCAAAAACTACTGGGACTCCTTGTGAAGGACCTGACCCCTATCCAGAGGAAACAGGTCAAGGACCCTTCTCCCAGGTTAGTTCTTCTCCAGCTCCCTTTCCACAGCCCTTGGAGATT
This region includes:
- the LOC138875605 gene encoding intracellular protein transport protein USO1-like → MPKTRKEYTDADRKVVEKNFRAKKILVCGIGPDEYNKISACQSAKEIWEALQTAHEGITQVKQSKIDMLTTEYELFWMKDDESIQDMHTRLTSIINELHSLGEIIPRNKLVRKILSILPSSWESKVNVITEAKDLHELTIDELVRNLNTYKMKKKIDSKRRELKKEKNLVLKAEGNDSSEEDCDMAYLTKRFQNYDLYHKCGKPGHFVKECPLLKQEHFKYNPDKAAKRNPVPDKHFKRKNVADNVVKQALAAWGDSFSEFDEETDTGDSSMMAVESGANEYDSIFALMTQSDDDEDDEVNFRDVQRNLKSYSPKKLMSLENVLIDAYHSLIDDKDALTIELGDAEQTRDDLVVCVVDLKETIDNLENEKKALIDKITSVEHERDDLVVVVVDLKETIEKLSKEKDALVDKITVIEQERDDLLIVIADLREII
- the LOC104243227 gene encoding 5-epiaristolochene 1,3-dihydroxylase-like encodes the protein MRNRLMNMHQKIDVILEKIIDEHKANLANGKKGNSEFGGEDLIDVLLRVMESDDLHFPMTNDNLKAVILDMFLGGTETSSTTIQWALSELMKNPNIMAKSQAEVRWVCRGKKDLDDNDLDELQYPKLVINETLRLHPASPLLGLRECWEKQKLMDTLFLLNPK
- the LOC138875604 gene encoding premnaspirodiene oxygenase-like yields the protein MIIRGNKRLPPGPWKLPLIGSLYHLIGALPHHALGEVHAVVVSLSRLEKQVLKVHDLSFASRPKLMPSDIVFYNQKDIVFAEYGDYWKHMRKMCMSELLGSKMVKSFSLIQQDEVHNLVTAIRSRPNTVINMTGKALQLTCSVICRSAFGKVWEDRDDDLLMMMREVLLLLVGFDVADFFPPWI